From Pleurocapsa sp. PCC 7319:
AATTGCTTGTTTACCCATTCCTTCGAGTTCATCAACAATATTTAGTGCATCTTGATAGCGACCTTCGACTATACTTTGTCTAAGATCGATTAATTCTTGAAGCATAGTATTTAAGAATAAAGGGGATACGCCCCAGCTATAAGCCATAAGCTTTAAGCTATAAGCCCAATCAAATAGGGTATTAAACCCCTTAATCTTAGAGCTTAGAGCTTTTTGATAAATCGTAAGGACAAACGGTTGTTTGCCCCTACAATATTAGAACCTAATCGGCAATTTTTTCCAGAGTCTCAAGCAGTCGTTTTTTATCCTCTCCTAGCTGATTAAGTAATAACCAAGTTTGAGTCAAATCGGGACCATGTAATTCTCCGGTTAAACTAGCCCTAAGCGATCGCATGACTAAGCCTTTTTTAACTTTTTGGCTTTTAGTTACTTGTTTAATTAAAGCTTTGGCATCTTCTTCTGTTATGCTGTCGGCATTTTTAACCCCTTCAGCTATTTCTGTAATTACAGCGGCTACTCCTTCTTGTTGGAGTAGATCCATCGCTTCCTCACTGTGTTCAACAGCATCGACAAAGAACACACTAGTTTCTTTGATCACATCTGTTAAACGATTTAAAGTAGGTGCAGTTAAAGCAGTTAAGCTTTCTAACCAAGCCCGATCCATTTTGTCTACGGCATAGCCAGCTTCCTGCCAATAGGGAATTAATAAACCAGTTAATTTGTCAGCAGGCATTTGATGGAGATATTGACTGTTAATCCAATCCAATTTGTCCCAGTCAAATTTTGCTCCCGCTTTGTTAACCCGTTCTAGATCAAACTCCTTAGCTGCTTCCTCAAGAGTGAAAATTTCTTTTGTCGCATCGGGAAAAGTCCAACCGAGTAAAGTCATGTAGTTAACTAAAGCTTCGGGTAAAAAACCCATCTTACGAAAATCATCAATGGAGGTTACGCCGTCCCGTTTGGATAATTTGCGTCCTTCTTGGTTGAGAATGAGGGGGCTATGAGCAAAAGAAGGGACTTCTGCGCCTAATGCTTCATAGAGCAAGATTTGTTTGGCAGTGTTGGCAATATGATCTTCTCCACGAATAATGTGGGAAATTTGCATATCGATATCATCTACCACTACCGCCAGATTATATAAAGCCTGTCCATAAGGCTGATCTTCTGTTTCTGCAGTGCGAGCAATAACCATGTCTCCACCCAAATCACTTCCTTTCCAAGTGACTGTGTCTCTAATTAAATCTTTCCAGACAATAGTGCGATCGCCATCAATTTTAAAGCGAATTACTGGCTTACGTCCTTGAGCAGCAAAAGCCTCTTGTTCTGCTGAAGTTAAATCGCGGTGACGATTATCATAACCAGGAGCTTGTCCTTTCGCTTTTTGAGTTTCCCGCATCTCTTCTAATTCTTCGGGAGTACAGTAGCAAGGATAGGCTAAACCCTTATCGAGTAAAGTTTGTACGGCTTGTTGGTATTTATCTAAACGTTGGGTTTGAAAAAATGGTCCTTCGTCCCAATTAAGACCCAGCCAAGCTAACCCTGATTTAATATTCTCTGTATATTCAGGACGCGATCGCGCTGCATCTGTATCTTCAACTCTCAAGACAAACGTACCTTGATGGCGATGGGCAAATAGCCAATTGAATACAGCTGTCCGTGCTGTACCAATGTGTAAATTTCCTGTCGGTGAAGGAGCAATCCTTACTCTAACACTCACAAAATACCTCTTATTTGAAAATTATTTGTTATCTATTAAGATAATATTCCCCTCGGGGAAATAAATCTGTATTTACTTGAAGTTGTCTATTTTTTGCTTAAGATGCTTGAGAATACATTTGCACTTTGGCTGCTTTGACATCATTGCGGACGGTCGCGACATCAATTCCTACTTTTATCGTGTCTTTTACCTTTGGGGTATATAAAACGCAGATTGATTGTCTCGTATCGGCTAACAAATATTTTAATTATTCCAATTTTGGCTTTTCCCCCTTCGTTATTGGTATACATGGTTTTCAGTAGTGAATTAAATTCACACCAAATTCACACCAAATATACATAGGAATTCCGAAAGACTACATCTAACAACTATCCAAATTAGTAGTATCTATACTGAGATTCAAACCTATTTCCATCTATAAAAAAACATCTACAACCCTTTATTTCATTGAGTCATGGAAGTTTTTGCAATATTCACACCAAACAGTGTTATGATAATTAATTGTGAAAACGGGGCGTAGCGCAGCTTGGTAGCGTACCACTTTGGGGTAGTGGGGGTCGTGGGTTCAAATCCCGCCGCTCCGATACATATACAGTAAGGGTTTCGGGGATTTCTTGAAAAGGAATTAATTGGATTGTTTTAATAATATCCCCAATTAATCCCCACCTTTAATAACTTACTAAACCTTCATCTAATTGAAAACATTAAGCTACAGTCTTGTTCGGCAAGATTATCACTTTCTGCCACCTTCTACCACTTTTGATACTGCTGATGGTTTCTCTCGAAACATTAAACTGAGAACCAATAGTTTTCTGTTTTAAGTTACCTTCAGCTAGTAACTGCTTGATCTCTATAACCTGAGCCTCCGTCAACTTTGAGAACCCATTCTTTTCACCTTGGGTATTTAACTTTGGTCTAAGTCCATTACTGTGAGCGTGGGACATATTCTCTAATGCGTTTACCCATTCCCAGTTGCACACGCTAGCATCGGTCTTACACCCACTCCAACAACTAGCACTAATAAAAAACAAGAGCGTGTCTTATCTGAGTGGGAACAAATAGACCGTAGTAGAAATAGTAGTAGAAATACAACTAGACTGGAAGGAATTGCGATTGAAGTATTTGTAGAAATGAAACTCAAAGATGACTTGAGGTACAACATACTGACAAATGACTTTGAGTTAAAGGGCAAGGTTTTTAACATCAAGGTATGTCAGTCAGAGATATACGAACACTACAATGTAGATTGCTCTAAAGTACGCTTGACAGATGTTATTACCAGTCCATAGTTCAAGTGCTTGTTCTTCCACAAGTTTGTTTTCTTTGGTAAGTGTGTGAATAAGAGACGAGACGCAATATATTACTTCTCGCTGTACAAAGTCTTGTACTGAAATGTTAGTAGCCGTCATAGTATTGATTTTTTATTCAAGTAAATAAGTAAAAAAATCCCTGCCCTCAATAAAGAGAACAGGTTTGACTTTTCCTTCATCGAAGACAAGGAGCAGGGGCTAAACAGTTTATGGCGACTTATTTAGGTCAATGTGTTTGATGTGCAGATCCTCAGAAAATCGTCACTAGCTTCATCTAAAACTACTGTTAGTTCCGCTTGCGCTCAGACAGAGCGATAAACAAATGTCAAACTGAAGACAGCTAAGTAGATGGGTAAATTAGAAAATGTTTTAGTTAGGGAATGGGTAAGGAGAAACAGAAAATAGAAAACTGCTCTTTATCTCAAGACAAATTTCAAGTTTGTTTGCTTCAATCTACTTACCTTTATTCATATAGATGTAGTTGAACGATGACTTATCAAGTAGAAAGCTTATTTCATACTCAAATTCCTCATAACAAACATCTCTCTCTCTGTCTCAGGAAGTATGGGCAAAACCAATATTCTGTTGAGTGGTATGATGAAACTATTGATAAATTTTATAATCCTAAATATTATAAGGATTTATCACTGTGTTACAGAGATTTTCACAGAATACTCAAGAATAAAGTTGGTTTCCATGGTTCAAAATAACTACTAAAATATATCTATTACGCTGTGTGCGACTCTTTTAAAATTATTGATTTTACTGGGTTTTAGAACTACAGATTTTTATAAAATACCTTGAAAGTATTATTCTTTCGTGAGAAGTTGCACACGGCGTATCTATTATTCAAAATTAAAAGCAATTTTGTAAGCTTTACTTGTAAAAAGAAACTAATCCTTCTCAACACCCCCAAATTTTCTTTAAGTTTCATAAACAGAGATAATAAATAGTTTCAGTAGGAAAACTAAGTTTCCTCCATATTGCAAGAACCTCAAAATAATCACATCCTGTCGGCATTAACTCCTCAAGTCTATAAAAACCTAGATAAGCACCTTGGCGTAGTGGGGGTCGTGGGTTCAAATCCCGCCGCTCCGATGCAAATAAAACCTTCTCTCTGAGGGGGTTTTGTCATTTATAGAGATATTTTTAAATCACCTCTGATTCTCAATAAGTAACCTATTTTTGGTATTTTTCAAGGGTTTTCAAGCTAAAATTGGTAGAAGATTGGTAGACGGATTTTCGTCCCTTAACCCCTCATGGCTCAAAGCGATCGCGACATTACTGGTAGACGAATTGGTAGACAGAGGAAAAAACCCAAAGGAACGGTGGGAGACTGTCGCCAGGATAACTCAGATTTCAGCCTTCTTGATTTGAAGGCTTGCCTTAGGGGTTACAAGTACGTCGAGGAAGTCTGGAAATTACTTCCGCCAAAACCCGACCCAATTTCTTGGGCACAGATCTTGGTCAAAGTTTCTAATCTAGGCTCTGTACACCCTAGACAAACCGCTGAAACTTCTTATTGATTTGGCGAAGGTATTGAATAAAACTTGTCGTTAACAAGATAACAATATTGGAAGAAAAGCAAAAACTAAAAGCTGCTCATGACTATCGAAAAGTGCTGATTTGTTGATTGTTTATTCAAGCTGAACTATGATTGATACATAGCAGTTCTCAAACCCATGAGGAACAATTAAAGTGTCGAACGATTTTGGTAAATTAATTCGTCAAGCTAGAAAAGAACGAAAATACTCTCAGCGAGAATTAGCCAAGCTGTTAAAAATGGATTTTACCTATCTATCCAAACTAGAAAATAATCGAGCTGATTATGCACCCAAAGAGGGGGTAATTCGCGGTTTGGCACAACATTTAAACTTAGACGAAGAAGAGCTAATTTTTTTGGCAGGAAGAATTCCTCAACAGGAAGAAGATTTACTTAAGCAACACTATAAGGATATGCCGGTTTTATTTCGTCGGATGCGGGAAAATCCTGAATTTGCCCAAAGAGTATTCCGCGAAGCTTCCATGACAGACCAATAGGAACTTCAAATTTGTGAGTGTTTTTCGTCCGTTTCGATTTATTCCCAAAATTGAAATCGAGGCTTGTGCTTTAAATGTTTGGTTAGAGATGGCAAAAGCTCGTTTTGAGCTTCAATTACCTTTAGATGTCAGTTTAATTGCGGAATTTTTGGAACTGGATTTAGTATGGGATACGATTCCAGATGATGCAGGAGGTACAATTGCAGCGAGAATTTTACCCTTAGAAAAACTAGTTGAAATTAACGAAAATATTCCCCAGCTACGAGGAGGTTTCGGCGAATCGACGATTGCCCATGAGATCGGGCATTGGATATTGCATATTGATAGAGTGCAAGTAGAACGTTATATTAGACTGAAACAAAAAGGTGTTGATGTTCAGGTAAAACCTTTTCTCTGTCATCATGAAGATAATTTAGCGGGAATTGAATGGCAAGCACAATATTTTGCGGGATGCTTGCTGATGCCTCAGCATATATTAACTGAATTAATACAAGGCAAAGACTTAACTCAATGGTCTCATCTCTACCACATTGCGCAAAATTTAGGGGTAACTATTTCTAACCTGACAACTCGTTTACAGGATTTAGGTTGGATTGTTCTAGGTTCTAATACTCGTAAAATTAAATTGACTAAAACTACTCCCATAATCTAGCCAAATATTATTCATGTGAATGAAAAATAATCTAATACGTTTTTCATTTAAGGTCGATAAGAATATAAGCTGACCATTTTCACCTCTACAATTAGATAAAGCAGACCGTAACTAAATAATTAACAACTGACTGATAAAAACACTAAAACAACCTTTTCTCATGAATTTATCAAACAAAGCTTTAATTGGGTTAACTGCCGATCGCTTTCGCCATCCTCTAGACTTAGAAGCTACTAATACTCTGAAGCAGTTACCAGGGTTAGATATTGCTATTCGTAGTGTCTTGGGTTCGGTAGCAGAACAGTTTTTTTATCTCAATAACATTGCCTCTAGTGTTTTAGTTAGCGAGAAACAGTTACCCAATCTGCATCAACTATTAATTGAAGCCTGCGAAATTCTCGATCTAGAGCCTCCTCAGCTATATGTACAGCAAAATCCCACACCCAATGCTTATACTTTTGCCATGAGAGGTAAACAACCGTTTGTGGTACTGCATACATCTTTGATCGAGATGCTTACTCCTCAAGAAATCCAAGCGGTCATTGCTCATGAATTGGGGCATCTCAAATGTGAACACGGAGTTTATTTAACCATGGCGAATGTCTTGGTGTTAGCGGCTAATTTACTCCCAAGTTGGGGGACAATTTTAGCTCAATCTTTACAGGAGAGAATGTTGCAATGGGTGCGCTGTGCCGAATTTAGTTGCGATCGCGCTGCCCTATTAGCCATTCAAGATCCTAAAGTAGTTATGTCGGTATTAATGAAGTTAGCAGGAGGTTCTCCTACTTTGGCACCGCAACTCAATTTAGATGCTTTTATTGAGCAAGCAAAAGCATATGATTCTGTTGGTGCAGATAGTTTAGGAGAAATGCTCAAGACGGCTCAAACTGCACAATTAACTCATCCTGTACCCGTGATCAGAGCTAGAGAAATAGATCGCTGGGCAAGTTCTGCTCAGTATCAGTCAATAGTTGACCAAAAACAGATGACACAAGGTAAAAAATTAGGCTGGAGTAATTGGTAATTTAAGATAGATCTAGATCCTGTTTATAAAATTCAATTGATACAAAATGCCAAAAGCAATTTGGAATGGACAAGTCTTAGCCGAAAGCGATCGCACCGAAGTTGTCGAAAACAACCAATATTTTCCCCCAGATTCGATTAATCAGGAATATTTTCGCCCCAGTTCCACTCACACAACTTGTCCCTGGAAAGGACAAGCTAGCTACTACACAATCGTTGTCGATGGCAAGGAGAATAAAGATGCTGCCTGGTACTATCCTGAAACGAAAGAAAAAGCCAACAATATCAAAGGTTATGTGGCTTTTTGGCGAGGTGTAACTGTAGAAGCTTGACGGCTCACCGCCCTAAAGAGATCGCTGATTCATAGCTCTTAGCTACCTTCGGGTATTGCGCGAGTTAATCGGTTTCAAGTGACTACGCAGGTTTTTAATTAAGGCTAAAAGCGGCGCATCGCGCACATGCGGCGAACTATGCGCCTTTGTTGTTGGTTTCCGTGCCGCGAGCGAATGCGCCAAGAAGCTAACGGCTAAAGCGAAGTCGTCCTGGAAGGTCGAGGCTTTAAACCCAGTACGACAAAATTCACTAACTAATTATTGATCCTGAGCTTTGTCCGATGATGGCACAGGATCATAGCCTCCTGGATGAAAAGGATGACAGCGTAAAATACGCCTTACTGATAACCAACTCCCTTTCAAAGTACCATAAGTGTCGATTGCTTCTAGGGCATATTGAGAGCAAGTAGGTTGAAAGCGGCAACTGGGAGGAAATAGCGGCGAAATGAAGCGACGATAACTTTTAATTAGCCATAGTAATAAAGTTTTCATTCGTTTTTGCTCTAGAAGCGGTTAAATCAATAGACAATAAAAATACAATAATCGCCAATATTATATGGGTCATTTAGAATTATCATCTCCGGTAGAAAATGCCATCGCCAATTTTATTTATCCATTGGGGGCTGTTTTTATCTACTTAGCGATGCTAGTAATTTTAGCGGAAACTCTCAGCCGTCTGATTCCTGATGATCCAGAATTAACCCGTAAAATAGTCCACATTGGTAGTGGGAATGTAATTTTACTCGCCTGGTGGCTAGATATTTCCACTGAAGTCATCGTTAGTGCAGCAATTATTGCCGCAGCGATCGCCCTAACATCTTATATCATTCCCATTTTACCCAGTATCGAAAGTGTGGGGCGAAAAAGCTTAGGCACACTTTTTTATGCCATTAGTATTGGTATTCTAACCGCTTGTTTTTGGCAAGATAGTCCTCAATATACCGCAATTGGTATCTTAACCATGGCTTGGGGCGATGGAATGGCGGCAATTATTGGTCAGCGTTTTGGCAAACATACCTATCAAGTTGGGCAAATCACCAAAAGTTGGGAAGGTTCTCTAGCAATGGCGATCGCTAGCTTTTTGGTTACTGGATTAATTTTATGGCTAGTTGAGGGCAATAGTTGGGAGACATGGTCAATTTCTTTAGTGGTTGCATTAGTTGCAACCCTATTAGAAGCTTTTTCTAAACTAGGAATAGATAATTTGACTGTCCCCTTGGGCAGTGCTACATTATGCTTTTTTAGCGTTCAGGCACTATTATTTAGTTAAACACTACACAATTAATGTTGCTCAATCACATTAAATTTAGAATAACTGCTTAAATTAAGCTATGTCAAATCCTTCTCCCGAACAGATTCAAAAACCCGCTATCTCTATTGATAGCAATTTAGAAAGCAATTCAGCAAATACTAAACCTCAAGATAGCTATGTGAAGTTGGCGATGCGAAACATGGTTCGTAAAGGGCGGCAATCTCTCTGGCATTTTTTCTTAACTACTGTTGGTCTAGTCGGACTATTAGTCGGTCTAGCTTATTTGACTAAACCCTAGATATATGGATATAACTGCCAAACAACTTGTAAATGCTGTGGTTTATGTCGAAAATCTCTATGAAGGAAGTTTGATAGACTGCAGCCTGAGTTCGGTCAAGTCCATTCCCTGGAGCAGTTGGTTTCAAATGTGGATACAATTTTTAGATTCTCAAACAGTGATGACCAAGGAGTGTGAAGTCGGTTTACGATTAACTGACGATCGCCAGATCCAGATTCTTAATCATCAATATCGTTCTTTAGACCAACCTACTGACGTATTAGCTTTTGCAGCTACAGAAGTAGATATAACTATTCCCCAAGACTTTGAAGAACCTTTGTATCTGGGAGATATTGTTATTTCACTGGATACTGCTGCCAGACAAGCTCAAGCACAAAACCATTCTCTAGTGATGGAGTTGGCTTGGTTAGCTAGTCACGGTTTATTACATCTTTTGGGTTGGGATCATCCTGATGCTCATAGTCTTAAGCAGATGCTCAATCGGCAGTCAGACTTAATTCAACTAGTTGAAATTCAGCCAAGTTACTGAATAACAGCATTTAACTACCCATTTTGTCTAATTCGATTCTTCTTGTACTGTAAAGTTGTTATAACTTTATAAATTGAATAAATATACGGATTATAGTTGATTCTTTTAACATGATTAAACCAAATCCAAGAACCAATCCCACATTATCTTTATTTGATATAAATATGAAATCTTCTACTATTGTCCCTACTGCTATGGAATCTTCGCCAGTCAATAAAAAAATCATTCGTCAGTTAGCTTGGCAGGTAGCACCAAATTTATTTCTGAGCTTTAAATATGCTTGGGCTGGAGTACGTTATGCTTTTGTAACTCAAAGAAACTTTCGTATTCATACTCTGATTGGTTTCTTGGCTGTGACTCTAGGAATTTTACTAGAAATCAAGGCCATGGAAATGGCGATAATTATTATGACCTGCGCCATGGTGATGATTTTGGAGTTAATCAATACCGCAATCGAATCTGTAGTTGATCTTACTGTTAAGCAAACTTATCACGAGCTAGCTAAAATAGCTAAGGACTGTGCTGCTGGTGCAGTTTTGATTAGTGCGATCGCAGCGGTAATGGTAGCTGCATTTATCTTGCTTCCACCGCTATTGCAGCGTATTATGCCTATGTTGTAATGGAGATAGGACTTGATTATAGTCATCGATAACTACGATAGTTTTACTTATAATTTGGTGCAATATTTAGGAGAATTAAGTCAAGAATTGCCAGTTGCAAAGGATATTCTTGTCTATCGCAATGATTCTATCGATATTGATACCATTAGGAAACTTAAACCAGACGGTATTTTAATCTCACCTGGACCTGGCCGCCCAGAAGATGCGGGCATTTCGCTTCAATTAATTGACCAGCTCGGTTCTGAGATACCGATCTTGGGAGTTTGTCTAGGTCATCAAAGCATTGGTGAGGTATTTGGTGGCAAGGTAGTTTCGGCACCAGTGTTAATGCATGGTAAAACCTCCCCGGTGCACCATCAAAATGTTGGTGTGTTTGAAGGTTTAGATTCCCCATTTACTGCAACCAGATATCATAGTTTAGTGATTGACCGCCAGACTATTCCCGATAATTTAGAAATTACTGCCTGGGTAGATGATGGAACTATTATGGGAGTTCGCCATCGCGATTATCATCATGTTCAAGGGGTACAATTTCATCCAGAAAGTATTCTGACAGACAGCGGTAAATCCTTGTTACGTAATTTTTTAAAATCACTAAAATAGTAAATAATTTAGCTAATTATATGAAACGGCGACAGTTCATTCACTATGGTGGGGCTGGTTTGGCAACAGCGATCGCGACGACTCTAATTCCTTCTCGTCAACCTTCCCAAGCGCAGACAGCTACTGATGGTGTGACAATTCAATATTTCGGACATACCTGTTTTTTATTTACCGGTGACGGTTTAAAAGTTTTGGTTAATCCTTATGAATCTTTGGGGTGTACTGCTGGTTATGCTCTGCCAGATCTCCAACCAGACCTAGTTTTAGTCAGTAGTTTTTTATTAGACGAAGGGGCGATTGAATCCGTTAAAGGAAAACCTCAGGTCATTACTCAGCGAGGTACTCATCAGTTTGGCAACATTAAATTTCAAGGCTTCTCTCTGCCTCATGATCGAGAAGATGGTAGACGCTTTGGTCAAAATATTGCTTGGCGTTGGACTCAGGGGGGAGTTAGTATTCTTCATCTAGGTGGTGCGGCAGCACCTTTGGAGACGGAGGATAAAATTCTCTTAGGTGGTGTTGACGTGCTCTTGGCTCCTGTTGGTGGTGGCGTCAAAGCTTATGGTCCTCAAGAAGCGAAAAAGACGGTAGAGGTGCTTCGTCCCAGGATGGTTATTCCCACACATTATCGCACTACAGCAGCGGCAGAAAACTGTGATTTAGTGACAGTAGATGAATTTCTAAATCTGGCGCAAGATATGGAAGTTGCCCAAGTGGGACGCGATCGCTTTAAAATTAAACAGTCTGATTTCCAAAGCGAGCGTATTTTGGTCCGAGTACTAGACTATAGTTCATGAGCTTTGTAATTTTTCTGGGGCTGGGTTTTGGGGTAATTGCTTGGGGTTTAAAGGCTCAGGAAGAAATCGCCCAGCTATCAGCAGTGATTTTAGGAGCAATTTTATTGATGTGGGGATTATGTTTAACTCCACAAAAGTTCTTACTGGTTACAGAAATATTGACAGTAATCATGGTCTTTCGCGGATGTATTCGTTGTTGGGGATGCGACCAGTAAGATGCTCCAAAATTTCCAAAAACTGCAGAACTAGCTCTCAGTTTGTCAGCAAATCTATATTAAGCAACGTTAAGATATTTAATAGCTAGTTAATGTTAGCTATCGAATATCTTATCAAAATACTTGTGAAAGCCTGGAAAGTTCTTGAAACAAAAACCAAACAACAGTTACTAAATCTATTTTTAGTCGGATTGCTATTTTGGGTCAGCATCACTTTGTTATTACCTACCTTGCCTACTTATATTCAATCTATGGGTGGTACGACGCAACAAGTAGGTATTGTGATGAGTTGCTTTGCGATTGGATTACTGGGGTCTCGCACTTGGCTGGGCAAGCTAGCAGACCGTCGTAGCCGTAAACTAGTAATTTTGATTGGCACTCTAGTCGCAGCTTTAGCACCAGTAGGATACCTGCTAGTTAATTCAATTGTAGGTATAGCCCAAATCAGAGCTTTTCATGGTGTCAGTATCGCTGCCTTTACGATTGGTTATAGTGCCTTAGTAGTAGATCTCGCCCCTCGGGAGCAAAGAGGGACTTTAATTGGTTACATGAACCTAGCTGTACCGAT
This genomic window contains:
- the gltX gene encoding glutamate--tRNA ligase — protein: MSVRVRIAPSPTGNLHIGTARTAVFNWLFAHRHQGTFVLRVEDTDAARSRPEYTENIKSGLAWLGLNWDEGPFFQTQRLDKYQQAVQTLLDKGLAYPCYCTPEELEEMRETQKAKGQAPGYDNRHRDLTSAEQEAFAAQGRKPVIRFKIDGDRTIVWKDLIRDTVTWKGSDLGGDMVIARTAETEDQPYGQALYNLAVVVDDIDMQISHIIRGEDHIANTAKQILLYEALGAEVPSFAHSPLILNQEGRKLSKRDGVTSIDDFRKMGFLPEALVNYMTLLGWTFPDATKEIFTLEEAAKEFDLERVNKAGAKFDWDKLDWINSQYLHQMPADKLTGLLIPYWQEAGYAVDKMDRAWLESLTALTAPTLNRLTDVIKETSVFFVDAVEHSEEAMDLLQQEGVAAVITEIAEGVKNADSITEEDAKALIKQVTKSQKVKKGLVMRSLRASLTGELHGPDLTQTWLLLNQLGEDKKRLLETLEKIAD
- a CDS encoding RodZ family helix-turn-helix domain-containing protein; the protein is MSNDFGKLIRQARKERKYSQRELAKLLKMDFTYLSKLENNRADYAPKEGVIRGLAQHLNLDEEELIFLAGRIPQQEEDLLKQHYKDMPVLFRRMRENPEFAQRVFREASMTDQ
- a CDS encoding ImmA/IrrE family metallo-endopeptidase; the protein is MSVFRPFRFIPKIEIEACALNVWLEMAKARFELQLPLDVSLIAEFLELDLVWDTIPDDAGGTIAARILPLEKLVEINENIPQLRGGFGESTIAHEIGHWILHIDRVQVERYIRLKQKGVDVQVKPFLCHHEDNLAGIEWQAQYFAGCLLMPQHILTELIQGKDLTQWSHLYHIAQNLGVTISNLTTRLQDLGWIVLGSNTRKIKLTKTTPII
- a CDS encoding M48 family metallopeptidase, which gives rise to MNLSNKALIGLTADRFRHPLDLEATNTLKQLPGLDIAIRSVLGSVAEQFFYLNNIASSVLVSEKQLPNLHQLLIEACEILDLEPPQLYVQQNPTPNAYTFAMRGKQPFVVLHTSLIEMLTPQEIQAVIAHELGHLKCEHGVYLTMANVLVLAANLLPSWGTILAQSLQERMLQWVRCAEFSCDRAALLAIQDPKVVMSVLMKLAGGSPTLAPQLNLDAFIEQAKAYDSVGADSLGEMLKTAQTAQLTHPVPVIRAREIDRWASSAQYQSIVDQKQMTQGKKLGWSNW
- a CDS encoding DUF427 domain-containing protein, translated to MPKAIWNGQVLAESDRTEVVENNQYFPPDSINQEYFRPSSTHTTCPWKGQASYYTIVVDGKENKDAAWYYPETKEKANNIKGYVAFWRGVTVEA
- the yidD gene encoding membrane protein insertion efficiency factor YidD; translated protein: MKTLLLWLIKSYRRFISPLFPPSCRFQPTCSQYALEAIDTYGTLKGSWLSVRRILRCHPFHPGGYDPVPSSDKAQDQ
- a CDS encoding diacylglycerol/polyprenol kinase family protein, coding for MGHLELSSPVENAIANFIYPLGAVFIYLAMLVILAETLSRLIPDDPELTRKIVHIGSGNVILLAWWLDISTEVIVSAAIIAAAIALTSYIIPILPSIESVGRKSLGTLFYAISIGILTACFWQDSPQYTAIGILTMAWGDGMAAIIGQRFGKHTYQVGQITKSWEGSLAMAIASFLVTGLILWLVEGNSWETWSISLVVALVATLLEAFSKLGIDNLTVPLGSATLCFFSVQALLFS
- a CDS encoding DUF3285 domain-containing protein, giving the protein MSNPSPEQIQKPAISIDSNLESNSANTKPQDSYVKLAMRNMVRKGRQSLWHFFLTTVGLVGLLVGLAYLTKP
- the ybeY gene encoding rRNA maturation RNase YbeY encodes the protein MDITAKQLVNAVVYVENLYEGSLIDCSLSSVKSIPWSSWFQMWIQFLDSQTVMTKECEVGLRLTDDRQIQILNHQYRSLDQPTDVLAFAATEVDITIPQDFEEPLYLGDIVISLDTAARQAQAQNHSLVMELAWLASHGLLHLLGWDHPDAHSLKQMLNRQSDLIQLVEIQPSY
- a CDS encoding diacylglycerol kinase family protein, producing the protein MKSSTIVPTAMESSPVNKKIIRQLAWQVAPNLFLSFKYAWAGVRYAFVTQRNFRIHTLIGFLAVTLGILLEIKAMEMAIIIMTCAMVMILELINTAIESVVDLTVKQTYHELAKIAKDCAAGAVLISAIAAVMVAAFILLPPLLQRIMPML
- a CDS encoding aminodeoxychorismate/anthranilate synthase component II, whose product is MIIVIDNYDSFTYNLVQYLGELSQELPVAKDILVYRNDSIDIDTIRKLKPDGILISPGPGRPEDAGISLQLIDQLGSEIPILGVCLGHQSIGEVFGGKVVSAPVLMHGKTSPVHHQNVGVFEGLDSPFTATRYHSLVIDRQTIPDNLEITAWVDDGTIMGVRHRDYHHVQGVQFHPESILTDSGKSLLRNFLKSLK
- a CDS encoding MBL fold metallo-hydrolase, which codes for MKRRQFIHYGGAGLATAIATTLIPSRQPSQAQTATDGVTIQYFGHTCFLFTGDGLKVLVNPYESLGCTAGYALPDLQPDLVLVSSFLLDEGAIESVKGKPQVITQRGTHQFGNIKFQGFSLPHDREDGRRFGQNIAWRWTQGGVSILHLGGAAAPLETEDKILLGGVDVLLAPVGGGVKAYGPQEAKKTVEVLRPRMVIPTHYRTTAAAENCDLVTVDEFLNLAQDMEVAQVGRDRFKIKQSDFQSERILVRVLDYSS